In the Clostridium beijerinckii genome, one interval contains:
- a CDS encoding glycerol dehydrogenase, which yields MAKIMIAPSKYIQGNGELKNIAEYVSVLGEKALCLISESGLKRVKDTIDKSFEAKNIGVKYDLFNGECSITEVNRIIKICDENQLTVLIGIGGGKIIDTIKAVGYYANLPVVIVPTIAATDAPCSALSVLYTDDGVFDKYLFLKQNPNIVLVDTGIIAKAPVRLLVSGMGDALATYFEARACEKSNAGTCAFGTTTITAQALARLCYDTLITEGYKAKLAVEEGVCTKSVEKIVEANTLLSGLGFESGGIAAAHAIHNGLTVLPACHHMYHGEKVAFGTLAQLVLENAPMDEIEEVLDFCTRVGLPVTLKQLGIDEIKPEEIMEVAKAATSKEDTAHNMPFEVTPEDVYAAILTANRLGQEYM from the coding sequence ATGGCAAAAATTATGATTGCACCAAGTAAATACATTCAAGGTAATGGAGAATTGAAAAATATTGCAGAATACGTATCTGTACTTGGTGAAAAAGCATTATGCTTGATTAGTGAAAGTGGCTTAAAAAGGGTAAAAGATACTATAGATAAAAGTTTTGAGGCTAAAAATATAGGTGTAAAATATGATTTATTTAACGGAGAATGCTCTATAACTGAAGTAAATCGTATTATCAAAATTTGTGATGAAAATCAATTAACTGTTCTCATTGGTATTGGCGGTGGAAAAATTATTGATACTATTAAGGCTGTTGGATACTATGCAAATCTTCCTGTTGTGATTGTACCTACCATAGCTGCTACAGATGCTCCATGCAGTGCTTTGTCAGTTTTATACACTGATGATGGCGTCTTTGATAAATACTTATTCTTAAAGCAAAATCCTAATATAGTTTTGGTTGATACTGGTATTATTGCAAAAGCTCCAGTTCGTCTTTTAGTATCTGGTATGGGTGATGCCTTAGCGACATATTTTGAAGCAAGAGCTTGTGAAAAGTCTAATGCTGGAACATGTGCTTTTGGTACTACTACTATTACAGCTCAAGCATTAGCTAGACTATGCTATGATACATTAATTACTGAAGGATATAAGGCAAAACTTGCTGTAGAAGAAGGAGTTTGTACAAAATCAGTAGAAAAAATAGTTGAAGCTAATACTCTTCTTAGTGGTCTTGGATTTGAAAGCGGTGGTATTGCAGCGGCTCATGCTATCCATAATGGTTTAACTGTATTGCCAGCTTGTCATCATATGTACCATGGAGAAAAAGTTGCATTTGGTACATTAGCTCAATTAGTTCTTGAAAATGCTCCAATGGATGAAATTGAAGAAGTATTAGATTTCTGTACTAGAGTCGGTCTTCCTGTTACTTTAAAACAATTAGGTATCGATGAAATAAAGCCAGAAGAAATTATGGAAGTTGCAAAGGCTGCTACTTCAAAAGAAGATACTGCACATAATATGCCATTTGAAGTTACCCCTGAAGATGTCTACGCTGCTATTTTAACAGCTAACAGATTAGGACAAGAATATATGTAA
- the accC gene encoding acetyl-CoA carboxylase biotin carboxylase subunit — translation MFKKILIANRGEIAVRIIRACRELGISTVAIYSETDKDALHVKISDEAYCIGKTFVKDSYLNVQNILSVAIHAKVDAIHPGYGFLSENRNFAQMCEEFGIKFIGPCPGIISLMGDKSNARDTMKRAGVPTVPGTDGEIQNINEAIAIAKEIGYPVIVKASAGGGGKGMRVVNSEDELISSIETAKKEAQNYFGNPMVYLEKYLEYTRHVEIQIIGDNYGNVVHLGERDCSIQRRHQKLVEESPSPALNEDLRNAMGEAAVKVAKAVKYNSVGTVEFLLNEDNDFYFMEMNTRIQVEHGVTEMITGIDLMKEQILVASGEKLSFTQEDVKINGCALECRINAEDPSRNFIPCPGKVENYLSPGGIGLRIDSAVYPGYVISPFYDSMVSKVIAWGRDRDEAILRMKRALNEFVIEGVKTTIPFHKKLMDNETFRKGNFNTKFLEIHKIC, via the coding sequence ATGTTTAAGAAAATTCTTATAGCTAATAGAGGCGAAATTGCTGTTAGAATTATACGTGCTTGCAGAGAGCTTGGAATTTCAACAGTTGCTATTTATTCAGAAACTGATAAAGATGCATTGCATGTAAAAATTTCTGATGAAGCTTATTGTATTGGTAAAACATTTGTAAAGGATAGTTATCTTAATGTGCAAAATATATTGAGTGTCGCTATACATGCTAAAGTAGATGCTATTCATCCAGGTTATGGTTTCCTTTCAGAAAATAGAAATTTTGCTCAAATGTGTGAGGAATTTGGAATTAAATTTATAGGTCCATGTCCTGGAATTATAAGTTTAATGGGTGATAAATCTAATGCAAGAGATACAATGAAGCGAGCCGGAGTGCCTACTGTTCCTGGGACAGATGGAGAAATACAAAATATTAATGAAGCAATAGCAATTGCAAAAGAAATAGGATATCCAGTTATAGTTAAAGCATCAGCAGGAGGCGGAGGTAAAGGAATGAGAGTGGTTAATTCTGAAGATGAATTAATAAGCTCCATTGAAACTGCCAAAAAGGAAGCACAAAACTATTTCGGAAATCCTATGGTTTATTTGGAGAAATATTTAGAGTATACTAGACATGTAGAAATTCAAATAATTGGAGATAATTATGGAAATGTAGTTCATTTAGGTGAAAGAGATTGTTCAATACAAAGACGTCATCAAAAGCTTGTAGAAGAATCACCATCACCAGCATTAAATGAAGATTTAAGAAATGCTATGGGTGAAGCGGCTGTAAAAGTAGCTAAAGCTGTAAAGTATAATAGTGTAGGAACTGTTGAATTTCTTTTAAATGAGGATAATGATTTTTATTTTATGGAAATGAATACAAGAATACAAGTTGAGCATGGTGTCACTGAAATGATAACTGGCATTGATCTTATGAAAGAACAAATATTAGTAGCAAGTGGTGAAAAATTATCTTTTACTCAAGAAGATGTTAAGATAAATGGATGCGCTTTAGAATGTAGAATAAATGCGGAAGATCCATCTAGAAACTTTATTCCTTGTCCAGGAAAGGTTGAAAATTATTTATCACCTGGGGGAATTGGTTTAAGAATAGATAGTGCAGTTTATCCAGGATACGTTATTTCACCATTTTATGATTCAATGGTATCAAAAGTGATTGCTTGGGGAAGAGATAGAGATGAAGCAATTTTAAGAATGAAAAGAGCATTAAATGAATTTGTTATTGAAGGAGTTAAAACAACAATTCCTTTTCACAAAAAATTAATGGATAATGAAACTTTTAGAAAAGGAAACTTTAATACAAAATTTTTGGAAATACATAAAATCTGTTAA
- a CDS encoding acetyl-CoA carboxylase biotin carboxyl carrier protein, producing MINIEDIEKIMQVVDKFEVSHFEFQHEDSKIIIDKNKICEGLAGTNTFTKGEIKAAQSKIEKSINEDVESEITEKEYIKAAFAGSFYSSKEKNEQAFVKVNDEVECDTVVGLIEVMKLFNEVEAGVQGTIVDILVKDGEFVEYGQPLFEIKSK from the coding sequence ATGATTAATATAGAGGATATAGAAAAAATCATGCAAGTTGTTGATAAATTTGAGGTTTCTCACTTTGAATTTCAACATGAAGATAGCAAGATAATAATAGATAAGAATAAGATATGTGAAGGTTTAGCTGGTACTAATACGTTTACTAAAGGCGAAATTAAAGCTGCTCAGTCTAAAATTGAGAAAAGTATCAATGAGGACGTTGAGTCAGAAATTACAGAGAAGGAATATATTAAAGCCGCTTTTGCAGGGAGTTTCTATTCTTCCAAAGAAAAAAATGAACAAGCCTTCGTTAAAGTTAATGATGAGGTAGAATGTGACACTGTTGTTGGGTTGATTGAAGTAATGAAATTATTTAATGAAGTTGAAGCTGGAGTTCAAGGAACTATAGTTGATATATTAGTTAAGGATGGAGAGTTTGTAGAATACGGCCAACCACTATTTGAGATAAAAAGTAAGTAA
- a CDS encoding biotin-dependent carboxyltransferase family protein — protein sequence MSISVLNPGLQSTIQDLGRHGYQKYGVIVSGAMDVYAMKIANIAVGNDENEGVLEITMIGPSLELEKGALISITGGNISPTINGKKIPMGRPVYLKEDCVLNFGACIAGCRSYLAIAGGFAVPEVMESKSTYLRAQFGGFNGRPLKKGDILNIGTKSVAAIKIIEKLQEITQKGEFVAPSWYIGDSTVENINSTIIRVFKDRQFDNISDESINKFFNSEFNVDNKSDRMGYRLCGEKIELKERLEMISEEVSVGTIQIPPDGNPIILLADRQTTGGYPKIAHVISVDIQKIVQLKPNGKIKFNLITLKEAEMLYFEREKYIDELKKAIRLTIL from the coding sequence GTGAGTATATCTGTTTTAAATCCAGGACTGCAGTCAACTATTCAAGATTTAGGAAGACATGGATATCAAAAATATGGGGTTATAGTTAGCGGTGCTATGGATGTTTATGCTATGAAAATTGCAAACATTGCAGTTGGAAATGATGAAAATGAAGGTGTTTTGGAAATTACAATGATTGGTCCCTCATTAGAGTTAGAAAAGGGAGCCTTAATTTCTATAACAGGTGGAAATATTTCACCTACTATTAATGGAAAGAAAATTCCAATGGGAAGACCAGTTTATTTAAAGGAAGACTGTGTATTAAATTTTGGAGCGTGTATAGCTGGATGTCGTTCTTATTTAGCTATAGCAGGCGGCTTTGCCGTTCCAGAAGTTATGGAAAGTAAAAGTACATATTTAAGAGCACAATTTGGAGGCTTTAATGGAAGACCTTTGAAAAAGGGAGATATATTAAATATTGGTACTAAAAGTGTAGCAGCTATTAAAATAATAGAAAAGCTGCAAGAGATAACTCAAAAAGGTGAGTTTGTAGCTCCCAGTTGGTATATTGGGGATTCAACAGTAGAAAATATCAATAGCACAATTATTAGAGTTTTTAAAGACAGGCAATTTGATAATATTTCTGATGAAAGTATAAATAAATTTTTTAATTCAGAGTTTAATGTAGACAATAAATCAGATAGAATGGGATATCGTTTATGTGGAGAAAAAATAGAACTTAAAGAAAGATTGGAAATGATATCTGAAGAAGTTTCTGTTGGGACTATTCAAATTCCACCTGACGGTAACCCTATTATTTTATTAGCAGATAGGCAAACTACAGGAGGATATCCTAAAATAGCTCACGTAATTTCTGTAGATATTCAAAAAATAGTTCAACTTAAACCTAATGGTAAAATTAAATTTAATCTAATTACATTAAAGGAAGCTGAAATGCTGTACTTTGAAAGAGAAAAATATATTGATGAACTAAAAAAAGCAATAAGACTTACAATATTGTAA
- the pxpB gene encoding 5-oxoprolinase subunit PxpB, which yields MEKSNFKAKISQISETAALVEFGRKISEDINKKVRTFCTYLDEKPFYGMVEYVPAFTSVSVIYNPLDMKSESPYEVVKVILDNIISKLDFSLEDEEHIVEIPVCYGGEFGQDIEQVAKINNITVDEVIKIHSEGKYLVYMIGFAPGFPYLGGMSEKIAAPRRESPRIAIPAGSVGIAGMQTGVYPIETPGGWQLIGKTPLKLFDLKRNSKSLLKAGDIVKFYPISYEEYVQLKEEE from the coding sequence ATGGAAAAAAGCAATTTTAAAGCTAAAATTTCTCAAATAAGTGAAACAGCAGCTTTGGTTGAGTTCGGAAGAAAAATTAGTGAGGATATAAATAAAAAAGTAAGAACCTTTTGTACTTATCTTGATGAGAAACCTTTTTATGGAATGGTGGAGTATGTACCAGCTTTTACAAGTGTTTCTGTCATTTATAATCCATTGGATATGAAGAGTGAATCCCCTTATGAAGTGGTAAAAGTTATTTTGGATAATATAATATCTAAACTTGATTTTTCTTTAGAAGATGAAGAACATATAGTTGAAATTCCAGTGTGCTATGGCGGTGAATTTGGACAAGATATTGAGCAAGTTGCAAAAATAAATAATATTACTGTAGATGAGGTTATAAAAATTCATTCTGAAGGAAAATATCTAGTTTATATGATTGGTTTTGCTCCAGGATTTCCATACTTAGGTGGAATGTCTGAAAAAATTGCGGCTCCAAGGCGTGAATCTCCAAGAATAGCAATACCAGCAGGTTCAGTTGGTATTGCTGGAATGCAGACAGGGGTATATCCTATAGAAACTCCTGGGGGCTGGCAGCTTATAGGAAAGACACCATTAAAATTATTTGATTTAAAGAGAAATTCTAAAAGCCTTTTAAAGGCAGGAGATATAGTTAAGTTTTATCCTATTTCTTATGAAGAATATGTACAGTTAAAGGAGGAAGAATAG
- the alr gene encoding alanine racemase yields the protein MGEYFRTYAKIDLEAILHNINEAKKRIERNVKIMAIIKADGYGHGAAELGDFLKSEVDYYGVATLEEALELRKSGIELPILILGYTSPSQYIEVVKNNITQTVYNTEMAKEMSKAGAICKKEAKVHIALDTGMTRIGFDANEDGIAEVQEILTFSNLVVEGLFTHFATADEADKSYSKLQISKYDKFVALLEERDINIPIKHMCNSAGIMEFDHHRFDMVRCGIITYGLYPSEEVNKNAITLKPALQWKTHVINVNIVDAGHGVSYGKTYITKNETKIATLSVGYADGYPRALSSKGRVLIHGKYAPIIGRICMDQMMVDVTHIDNVKIEDEVTLVGKDGENIIYVEELANMAGSFNYEFVCGIGKRVQRLYRELA from the coding sequence ATGGGAGAATATTTTAGAACTTATGCAAAAATAGATTTAGAGGCTATTTTGCATAATATAAATGAAGCAAAAAAACGAATAGAAAGAAATGTGAAGATTATGGCAATAATTAAGGCTGATGGATATGGACATGGCGCTGCTGAATTAGGTGATTTTCTTAAGAGTGAAGTGGATTATTATGGTGTAGCTACTTTAGAGGAAGCTCTAGAGTTACGTAAATCTGGAATAGAATTACCTATATTAATTCTCGGATATACCTCACCTAGTCAATATATAGAAGTAGTCAAAAATAATATTACCCAAACTGTGTATAATACTGAAATGGCTAAGGAAATGTCAAAGGCAGGAGCAATATGCAAAAAAGAAGCAAAAGTTCATATTGCTCTAGATACTGGTATGACTAGAATAGGTTTTGATGCAAATGAAGATGGAATAGCAGAAGTTCAGGAGATTTTAACTTTTTCAAATTTAGTAGTTGAAGGTTTGTTTACCCATTTTGCTACAGCAGATGAAGCTGATAAAAGTTATAGTAAATTGCAAATAAGCAAATATGATAAATTTGTAGCTTTACTAGAAGAAAGAGATATAAATATTCCTATTAAGCATATGTGTAATAGTGCTGGAATTATGGAATTTGATCATCATCGCTTTGATATGGTGAGGTGTGGAATAATTACTTATGGATTATATCCATCTGAAGAAGTTAATAAAAATGCTATTACATTAAAACCAGCGCTTCAATGGAAAACTCATGTGATAAATGTAAATATAGTTGATGCAGGTCATGGAGTAAGTTATGGGAAAACTTATATTACAAAAAATGAAACAAAGATAGCAACTCTTTCTGTAGGATATGCTGATGGATATCCTAGAGCTCTTTCTTCAAAGGGAAGAGTATTGATACATGGTAAATATGCACCAATTATAGGAAGGATTTGCATGGATCAAATGATGGTGGATGTTACACATATAGATAATGTGAAGATTGAAGATGAAGTAACTTTAGTTGGGAAAGATGGAGAAAATATTATTTATGTTGAGGAATTAGCTAATATGGCTGGAAGCTTTAATTATGAGTTTGTCTGCGGTATAGGGAAAAGAGTTCAAAGACTTTACAGAGAATTAGCTTAA
- a CDS encoding LamB/YcsF family protein: MYKVDLNCDLGESFGSYKLGLDEEVISYISSANIACGFHAADPLVMDYTVKLAKAAGVSVGAHPGFPDLVGFGRRNMNVSPKEAKAMVQYQIGALDSFCRAQGIKMQHVKPHGALYNMAGKDLKLAEAICEGIYEVNPELILLALSGSEMINAAQNIGLKVAREAFADRAYEEDGSLVARTKEGAMITDEEVAIKRVIKMIKENKVTSITGKDIPIKVDSICVHGDGAKALEFVKKIKLSLEEENIEIIPLHKIY, encoded by the coding sequence ATGTATAAAGTAGATTTAAATTGTGATTTAGGAGAAAGCTTTGGAAGCTATAAACTTGGTTTGGATGAAGAAGTGATTTCATATATATCTTCTGCTAACATAGCCTGTGGATTTCATGCAGCAGATCCGCTTGTAATGGACTATACAGTAAAACTAGCTAAGGCAGCTGGCGTTAGCGTTGGTGCTCATCCTGGCTTTCCTGATTTAGTGGGCTTTGGAAGAAGAAATATGAATGTATCTCCAAAAGAAGCTAAAGCTATGGTGCAATATCAAATTGGTGCTTTAGATTCTTTTTGTAGAGCCCAAGGAATTAAAATGCAGCATGTAAAACCACATGGAGCTTTATATAATATGGCGGGAAAGGATTTAAAACTTGCTGAAGCTATTTGTGAAGGTATATATGAAGTGAATCCTGAACTGATTTTACTTGCCTTATCTGGAAGTGAAATGATAAATGCCGCACAAAATATTGGATTAAAAGTAGCAAGAGAGGCCTTTGCTGATCGTGCTTATGAAGAAGATGGATCTTTGGTTGCGAGGACTAAAGAAGGAGCGATGATTACAGATGAAGAAGTTGCTATTAAAAGAGTTATTAAGATGATAAAAGAAAACAAGGTTACATCTATTACAGGTAAAGATATACCAATTAAAGTGGATTCTATATGTGTCCATGGAGATGGAGCTAAGGCATTGGAATTTGTAAAAAAAATTAAGCTTAGCCTTGAAGAAGAAAATATAGAAATCATTCCACTACACAAAATATATTAA
- a CDS encoding putative hydro-lyase codes for MDYSKMKPSEVRNLIREGKITGPTSGMCAGYAQANLVILPKELAYDFLLFSQRNPKACPILEVSDVGSRSLRYIAEDADIAKDIPKYRVYEDGILTGEYTSVDHLWRDDFVSFLIGCSFSFESELLEAGVPVRHIEENCNVPMFITNIECEPAGIFNGKMVVSMRPIPYNQIVKSVMVTGAMPKVHGTPIHIGEPSVIGISDISKPDFGDSVKIKEGEVPVFWPCGVTPQSVVMNVKPKIVITHSPGHMLITDTKNIDIKFS; via the coding sequence ATGGATTATTCTAAGATGAAACCGAGTGAAGTTAGAAATTTAATACGTGAAGGTAAAATTACAGGACCAACTTCAGGAATGTGTGCTGGATATGCACAAGCTAATTTGGTTATCTTGCCAAAGGAGTTAGCCTATGATTTCTTATTATTTAGTCAAAGAAATCCAAAAGCTTGTCCTATATTAGAAGTTAGTGATGTGGGAAGCAGGAGTTTAAGATATATTGCAGAAGATGCAGATATAGCTAAGGATATACCTAAATATAGAGTTTATGAAGATGGAATATTAACTGGTGAATATACTAGTGTTGATCATTTATGGAGAGATGATTTTGTGAGCTTTTTAATAGGTTGCAGCTTTTCATTTGAATCAGAGCTTTTAGAGGCTGGAGTACCTGTAAGGCATATAGAAGAAAACTGTAACGTGCCAATGTTTATAACCAATATAGAGTGTGAACCAGCGGGGATCTTTAATGGAAAAATGGTTGTAAGCATGAGACCTATTCCCTATAATCAAATTGTTAAATCAGTAATGGTCACTGGAGCAATGCCAAAGGTTCATGGAACACCAATTCATATAGGAGAACCTTCTGTTATTGGAATTTCAGACATTAGCAAGCCTGATTTTGGAGATAGTGTTAAAATAAAAGAAGGAGAAGTTCCAGTATTTTGGCCTTGTGGTGTGACACCACAATCTGTGGTTATGAATGTTAAACCTAAAATAGTGATTACACATTCTCCTGGCCATATGCTTATAACGGATACTAAAAATATAGACATTAAATTCAGTTAA
- a CDS encoding DUF4392 domain-containing protein, whose product MNQQELTIFNLGENLDNLMNLDPRGYGVCRILYSAAREYTKEPLTTNAAKKLVNTLKDGDLVYIMTGFVLLPFKKAEMDGIVSSMILARALVKAFNVKPVIICPEDNMEAVKNLAQVIGVHLYDSIEELKEYPISIAAIPFTKDENVAAKQADEIIAKGLPSAVISIECPGANSIGVYHNAVGLNVTELEAKQDILFTKLQGKGVLNIAIGDLGNEIGMGTISEHLEEYIPYAAKGKCNCGCNGGIAVATKADNIITATVSDWGCYGLIAAIAYLKKDLEILHTKELQEEAMVVASRSGMIDMYGWLVPAIDGFGLSMNLSIVNLMRECVSYSIKLEDTCATWFDKVIELGFYENVV is encoded by the coding sequence ATGAATCAACAAGAATTAACAATATTTAATTTGGGAGAGAATTTAGATAATTTAATGAATTTAGACCCTAGGGGATATGGTGTATGCCGCATTTTATATTCTGCAGCAAGAGAGTATACAAAAGAGCCTTTAACTACAAATGCAGCAAAAAAATTGGTGAACACCTTAAAAGATGGCGACTTAGTCTATATAATGACTGGTTTTGTACTTCTTCCTTTTAAAAAGGCTGAGATGGATGGAATTGTTAGCTCTATGATATTAGCTAGAGCTTTAGTTAAAGCTTTTAATGTCAAACCTGTAATAATATGTCCTGAAGATAATATGGAGGCTGTAAAAAATTTAGCGCAAGTAATAGGAGTTCACTTATATGATAGCATAGAGGAATTAAAAGAATATCCTATATCTATTGCAGCTATACCATTTACAAAGGATGAAAATGTAGCTGCCAAGCAGGCTGATGAAATCATAGCTAAGGGATTACCAAGCGCTGTTATTAGCATTGAGTGTCCAGGGGCAAATTCAATTGGTGTTTATCATAATGCAGTAGGACTAAATGTAACTGAATTAGAGGCAAAACAAGATATTTTATTTACTAAATTACAGGGCAAGGGTGTTCTTAATATAGCAATAGGAGATCTTGGAAATGAAATTGGTATGGGAACTATTAGTGAACATTTAGAAGAGTATATTCCATATGCAGCTAAAGGAAAATGTAATTGTGGATGTAATGGTGGAATTGCAGTAGCTACAAAGGCAGATAATATTATTACTGCAACAGTTTCAGACTGGGGATGTTATGGGTTAATTGCAGCAATAGCTTATTTAAAGAAAGATTTAGAAATATTACACACAAAAGAGCTACAAGAAGAAGCAATGGTAGTAGCCTCAAGAAGTGGAATGATAGATATGTATGGATGGCTAGTACCTGCTATAGATGGTTTTGGATTATCAATGAATCTTTCAATAGTTAATTTGATGAGAGAATGTGTATCTTATTCTATTAAATTAGAAGATACCTGTGCTACTTGGTTTGATAAAGTTATTGAATTAGGTTTTTATGAAAATGTTGTGTAG
- a CDS encoding D-amino acid aminotransferase: MENLGYYNGKFGLLEEMTVPMLDRVCYFGDGVYDATYSRNHKIFALEEHIERFYNSAGLLGIKIPYSKEQVKEILKEMVLKVDSGEQFVYWQITRGTGMRNHAFPGDEVPANLWIMLKPLNIKDMSQKLKLITLEDTRFLHCNIKTLNLLPSVIASQKTEEAGCQEAVFHRGDRVTECAHSNVSIIKDGILKTAPTDNLILPGIARAHLIKMCKSFNIPVDETAFTLKELMEADEVIVTSSGQFCMATSEIDGIPVGGKAPELVKKLQDALLNEFLEETKTE; the protein is encoded by the coding sequence ATGGAGAATTTAGGTTATTATAATGGAAAGTTTGGATTATTAGAGGAAATGACAGTACCAATGCTTGATCGTGTTTGCTATTTTGGAGATGGAGTTTATGATGCTACTTATAGCAGAAATCACAAGATTTTTGCATTGGAGGAGCATATTGAAAGATTTTACAACAGCGCTGGTTTATTAGGAATTAAAATTCCTTATTCAAAGGAGCAAGTAAAAGAAATCCTTAAGGAGATGGTATTAAAGGTTGATTCAGGAGAACAATTTGTATATTGGCAAATTACTAGAGGAACTGGAATGAGAAATCATGCTTTTCCTGGAGATGAGGTCCCTGCAAATCTATGGATTATGTTAAAGCCTTTAAATATTAAGGATATGTCACAAAAATTAAAGTTAATCACTTTAGAAGACACTAGATTTTTACACTGTAATATCAAAACCTTAAATTTATTACCAAGTGTAATTGCATCTCAAAAAACTGAAGAGGCAGGATGTCAGGAAGCTGTATTTCATAGAGGGGATAGAGTAACTGAATGTGCACATAGCAATGTATCAATTATTAAGGATGGTATATTAAAAACTGCTCCAACAGACAATTTAATTTTACCAGGTATAGCAAGAGCTCACCTTATTAAAATGTGTAAATCCTTTAATATTCCTGTAGATGAAACAGCATTTACCTTGAAGGAATTAATGGAGGCAGATGAAGTTATAGTTACTAGTTCAGGTCAATTTTGTATGGCAACCAGTGAAATAGATGGAATACCTGTAGGGGGAAAAGCACCAGAGCTTGTAAAGAAATTACAAGATGCATTGTTAAATGAGTTCTTAGAAGAAACAAAAACAGAATAG
- a CDS encoding Lrp/AsnC family transcriptional regulator produces the protein MDKMDYKILKCLKSNARIKAASISNEIHLSVSAVLERIHKMEKSKVIQNYTIIVDQKKLDNDVCALMEVSLEHPKFYDKFTSAIKGNENIVSCYYLTGDYDFMLKIICQSSDHLEKIHRAIKSIEGVSATKTHFVLKNIKNTFSVIPEVEE, from the coding sequence ATGGATAAAATGGACTACAAAATATTAAAGTGTTTGAAATCAAATGCTAGAATTAAAGCAGCCTCTATAAGTAATGAAATTCATTTGTCAGTTTCAGCAGTCCTTGAACGCATACATAAAATGGAGAAAAGCAAGGTAATTCAAAATTATACAATAATAGTGGATCAAAAAAAATTAGATAATGATGTGTGTGCCTTAATGGAAGTTAGTCTTGAACATCCAAAGTTCTATGATAAATTTACTTCAGCTATTAAAGGTAATGAGAATATTGTTTCGTGTTATTATTTAACCGGAGATTATGATTTTATGCTTAAAATAATTTGTCAATCATCTGATCATCTTGAGAAAATTCATCGTGCAATAAAAAGCATAGAAGGAGTATCAGCAACTAAAACTCATTTTGTTTTAAAAAATATAAAAAATACATTTAGTGTAATACCAGAGGTAGAAGAGTAA
- a CDS encoding AAA family ATPase — MDKFVIAITRTCGSGGTTIGKMISKDLKINMYDRELLRLASEDSGINESLFANADEHVKSSLLYMVSKKVYEGELIPPESNDFTSNDNLFNYQAKILLELAERESYVVIGRCADYILKDNPNVFKIFIHASNEYCIKHQMESLCISEKEAAKQIKKLNKYRRGYYYYHTGNKWEDVKNYDLSLDTSKLGIEDCVKYIKEYIKLRMNS, encoded by the coding sequence ATGGATAAGTTTGTAATTGCAATCACAAGAACTTGTGGAAGTGGTGGAACAACAATAGGTAAAATGATTTCAAAGGATCTTAAAATTAATATGTATGATAGAGAATTATTACGTTTAGCATCGGAGGATAGTGGGATTAATGAATCACTATTTGCAAATGCAGATGAGCATGTTAAAAGTAGTTTACTATATATGGTGTCAAAGAAGGTATATGAAGGTGAATTGATTCCACCAGAAAGTAATGATTTTACTTCAAATGATAATTTATTTAATTATCAAGCTAAGATACTGCTGGAATTAGCAGAAAGAGAATCTTATGTTGTAATAGGGCGTTGTGCAGATTATATTTTAAAGGATAATCCTAATGTATTTAAGATTTTTATTCATGCATCTAATGAGTATTGTATTAAACATCAAATGGAAAGTTTATGTATTTCAGAAAAAGAGGCTGCTAAGCAAATTAAGAAATTGAATAAATATAGAAGAGGCTACTATTATTATCATACGGGGAACAAATGGGAAGATGTAAAGAATTATGATTTATCTCTTGATACTAGTAAATTAGGAATTGAAGATTGTGTTAAATATATTAAAGAATATATTAAATTAAGAATGAATTCTTAA